The proteins below are encoded in one region of Methanobacterium sp.:
- a CDS encoding metallophosphoesterase encodes MEKKISQLSDVHFGEKNFSHDLKNNLLKQLEDENPDLIIVAGDLTTNGYAHEYDDAAAFVDELKTITDTYTIPGNHDARNVGLLHFEKLVGNRKFTHLDKNAGFAILGLDSSEPDINDGQIGVDQLDWLRTELDKIPDDLCKIVTFHHHLLPIPQTGRERNILLDSGDLLRTFSEYGVDFVLNGHKHVPNVWMIEKMVTLNSGTATTKKLRGHTYPSHNQLIIKDDQILVNLIRTETGDKRELANYSVKVEKEEYVICSYKHNSLHAL; translated from the coding sequence ATGGAAAAGAAAATATCACAGCTATCTGATGTACATTTTGGTGAGAAAAATTTCTCCCATGACTTAAAAAACAATTTATTGAAACAACTGGAAGATGAAAATCCCGATCTTATCATTGTTGCAGGAGATTTAACCACAAATGGATATGCCCATGAATATGATGATGCAGCTGCTTTTGTGGATGAACTTAAAACAATAACAGATACTTATACAATTCCCGGGAACCATGATGCCCGGAATGTTGGATTGCTTCACTTTGAAAAACTGGTTGGAAATAGAAAATTTACACATCTGGATAAAAATGCAGGATTTGCCATTCTTGGACTGGATTCCTCAGAACCTGATATAAATGACGGGCAGATTGGAGTAGATCAATTAGATTGGCTAAGAACAGAATTAGATAAAATACCTGATGATTTATGTAAAATAGTCACCTTTCATCATCATTTACTCCCCATACCCCAAACTGGAAGGGAAAGAAATATCTTACTTGATTCAGGAGATTTATTAAGAACGTTCAGCGAATATGGAGTTGATTTTGTATTAAATGGACATAAACATGTTCCGAATGTCTGGATGATAGAAAAAATGGTTACATTAAATTCAGGGACTGCAACAACAAAAAAATTACGTGGACATACCTATCCATCACATAATCAGCTTATAATTAAAGATGACCAGATTCTGGTAAATTTAATACGTACTGAAACTGGTGATAAAAGAGAATTAGCTAATTACTCTGTTAAAGTGGAAAAAGAAGAATATGTCATCTGTTCATACAAGCATAACTCACTGCATGCCTTGTAA
- a CDS encoding 2TM domain-containing protein — MDDLKYQRAKKRVEELKGFYGHLTAFIIVNVALAIINILTTPGFWWFLFVTFFWGIGLVSHAASLFLKRGIFSREWEERKIKEYMEEEEKNQR; from the coding sequence GTGGATGATTTAAAATATCAAAGAGCTAAAAAACGGGTTGAAGAATTAAAGGGTTTTTATGGGCATTTAACAGCTTTTATTATTGTAAATGTGGCCCTTGCAATCATTAATATACTTACAACGCCGGGCTTTTGGTGGTTCCTGTTTGTAACATTTTTCTGGGGAATAGGGCTTGTTTCACATGCAGCATCACTATTCCTGAAACGTGGAATATTTTCCAGAGAATGGGAAGAACGGAAAATCAAAGAATACATGGAAGAAGAAGAAAAAAATCAGAGATAA
- a CDS encoding PhoU domain-containing protein, producing MAKKTKNVTLKAILDVIRYENPSTQDEIAEKLGITRRYVTKLLQPLISEKIVKRAYVIEPKKIDQFLEIYGEEKVPIEQGTLRIVELLEGMAEHVYKQLDMSFEALSQYNSELANEALKMDFITNNMNEKIRTSVDMALSMNPSSESSKINAFSEVAYDLERIGDHSCQFANFTLKESYKVDPEMLKYIQEMYETSKMMVSYSMDVFLNEKLNLKDKVMNYEEKIHVLQKKALNCIATQMAEASFDDTERSTYYLSLSRVVKAFERIGDISIEIIDISREYYENIPRTTTPEQFRRKERKGSYL from the coding sequence ATGGCAAAAAAAACAAAAAATGTTACATTAAAAGCAATACTGGACGTAATACGTTATGAAAATCCATCGACACAGGACGAAATCGCAGAGAAGCTTGGAATAACCCGTAGATATGTTACTAAACTGCTTCAACCCCTTATAAGTGAAAAAATTGTAAAAAGAGCTTATGTGATAGAACCAAAAAAAATTGACCAGTTTTTAGAAATATATGGTGAAGAAAAGGTTCCTATAGAACAGGGGACATTAAGAATAGTGGAATTACTGGAAGGTATGGCAGAACATGTTTATAAACAGTTAGATATGTCTTTTGAAGCACTTTCACAGTATAACAGTGAATTAGCAAACGAAGCATTGAAAATGGATTTCATTACCAATAACATGAATGAAAAAATAAGAACATCTGTAGATATGGCCCTATCAATGAATCCATCATCTGAATCAAGCAAAATAAATGCTTTCAGTGAGGTAGCATACGATCTGGAACGTATTGGAGATCATTCATGTCAATTTGCAAACTTTACCCTTAAAGAATCATATAAAGTCGATCCTGAAATGCTTAAATACATACAAGAAATGTATGAAACCTCAAAAATGATGGTTTCGTATTCTATGGATGTATTTTTAAATGAAAAACTAAATTTAAAGGATAAAGTCATGAATTACGAAGAAAAAATACATGTTCTTCAAAAAAAAGCCTTAAATTGTATTGCAACTCAGATGGCTGAAGCTTCCTTTGATGATACAGAGCGCTCCACTTATTATCTTTCTCTTTCAAGAGTTGTTAAAGCATTTGAAAGGATTGGTGATATTTCCATTGAAATAATCGATATTTCAAGGGAATATTATGAAAATATTCCCAGAACAACTACTCCCGAGCAGTTCAGGCGAAAAGAAAGAAAAGGAAGTTATCTCTGA